From the genome of Phycicoccus duodecadis:
AGCCGCAGTTCGGCCAGGTCGGGGGCCACGCCGGCCTCGAGCTTGGCCATCGGGTCCTCGTCGGTGACCTCGGCCAGCAGGGTCGGGAAGTAGCGGACGTTCTCCTCGAAGAGGTCGAAGATCGAGGTGATCCAGCGCTCGCCGAAGAACACCCGGGGGCGCACGCCCTGGTTCTTCAGCTCGACCGGCCGGGTGTCGGTGGCCTGGGTGAAGAGCTCGATGCGGGTCTCGGCGTGCAGGCGCTTGCCGAAGAAGTACGGGCTGTTCGCGGCCAGCGCCAGCTGCACCGCCGAGATGGCCTGGGCGGCGTTCCAGTGGTTGGCGAACTCGTGGGGGGCCACCTGCAGGTGCAGCTGCACCGAGGTGCAGGCGCTCTCGGGCGCGATGGAGTCGCAGAAGGTGGCGACCCGCTCGCCGGTGGGGCCCTCGATGTCGAGGTAGACGTCCTCGCCGCGCGCCAGGAAGATCGAGTCGTTCAGGGCGGTGTAGCGGTTGTTGCGGCTGATCCAGTCGCCCTCGTAGTGCTCGGGCATGATCGTGGGGAGGATGCCGATGGCCAGGATCTTCGAGCCCACGCGGGCCGCGGCGGCGTCGGCGGCGTTGAGGCTGGCCCGCAGGTCGTTCTCGAGCTCGATGGCGGCGTCACCGGGCAGCGGGCGCGGGGGCACGTTGAGCTCGATGTTGTAGCGCGCGAGCTCGGTCTGGTAGCCGGGGTCGGCGATCGCCTCGAGCACCTCGGCGTTGTGGAAGTGCGGCTGGTGGTCGGCGTCGACGAGGTTGAGCTCGATCTCGAGACCGGTCATCGGCCGGTCGAACTCGAACGAGCTCTGGGTCAGCATCCGTTCGAAGACGTCGAGGTTCTGGCGCACCTTCTCGCGGTAGCGCTGACGCTGCTCGCGCGTGTAGCTCTGTGCGCTGACCTCGGCTCCCATGCGCTCAACCAACCACATCGGACGGGAGGGCGGTAGCCGGGATGGGCGTTTCGGTCACCGGGTCTGTCGGACCGGTCTCCTAGCGTGGGCGCCATGCGGTTGCTGCACACCTCCGACTGGCACCTGGGGCGCTCGTTCCACGGTGTCGGGCTGCTCGGGGCCCAGGCCGCCCACCTCGACCACCTGGTCGAGGTCGTGCGCACCGAGGCGGTCGACGCCGTGCTGGTCAGCGGCGACGTCTACGACCGTGCGCTGCCCTCCCCCGACACCGTGCAGCTGCTGTCCGAGACCCTCGAGCGCCTGGTCGACGCCGGCGCCCGGGTCGTCGTCTCCAGCGGCAACCACGACTCGGCCACGCGGCTCGGCTTCGCCTCGGGCCTGCTCGAGCGCGCCGGGGTCCACCTGCGCACCACCGTCGCCGACATCGGCCGCCCGGTGATGGTCGGCGACGTCGCGGTCCACCCTCTCCCCTACCTCGAGCCGGCTCTGGTCGCCGACGACCTCGGCGCCACCGAGCGCACCCACGCCGGGGTGCTGCGAGCCGCCATGGCCCGGGTGCGGGCCGACGCCGCCACGCGGGGCGGCCGCACGGTCGTCATGGCCCACGCGTTCGTCTCCGGGGGCGTCGCCAGCGACTCCGAGCGCGACATCTCGGTCGGCGGGGTGTCGGCGGTGCCGGTGGAGGTCTTCGACGGCGTCGACTACACCGCGCTGGGGCACCTGCACGGGCGGCAGCGGGTCTCCGAGGCCGTGCGCTACAGCGGCTCGCCGGTGGCGATGTCCTTCAGCGAGTGGCGCCACCGCAAGGGCGGCCTGCTGGTCGACCTCGGCGGCGCCGGTGCCGTCGTCGACGAGGTCGACGCCCCGGTCGGCCGCCGGCTGGCCGTGCTGCGCGGCACCCTCGACGACCTGCTGGCCGACCCCCGGCACGCCGCCGCCGAGGGCGCCTGGTGCCAGGTCACGCTCACCGACGCCTCCCGGCCCCTCGGCGCCATGGAGCGGCTGCGCCGGCGCTTCCCGCACACCCTCGAGCTCCGCTTCGAGCCCGAGGGTGCGGTCCGCCCGCTCCGGCCCTACGCGCAGCGGGTGCGGGCCGAGTCGCCCGTCGATGTCTGCTGCGACTTCCTCGACCACGTGCGCGCCGGCCAGGGCGCCGACGCCGACGAGCGGGCCCTGCTCGCGGAGGCCGTCGAGGCCTCCCGGGTGGCGCGCGGGCTCACCGACGACGAGGGCGTGGCGCGGCCGGGTCGCGCGGCGGGGGCGGCGTGAGGATCCACCGGCTCGAGGTCCAGGCCTTCGGTCCCTTCGCCGAGCGGGTCGTCGTCGACGTCGACGAGGTCTCGGCCGGCGGGCTGTTCCTGGTCCACGGCCCCACCGGGTCGGGCAAGACCAGCCTGCTCGACGCCGTCTGCTTCGCGCTCTACGCCGACGTCCCCGGGGCCCGCCGCAAGCAGGCCCTGCGCAGCGACCACGCCGCGCCCGAGACCGTGCCCCAGGTGGTGCTCGAGGCCACCGTGGGCGGCCGGCGGCTGCGCATCACCCGCTCCCCCGAGTGGTACCGCCCCAAGAAGCGCGGCGGCGGCACCACGAGGGTCCAGCCCTCGGTGGTCCTCGAGGAGCGCGGCGCTGCCGGGTGGGCGGCCGTCAGCACCCGCCACGACGAGGTCGCCGACGTCGTGCTCGACGTCCTCGGGATGGGGCTGCGGCAGTTCTCGTCCGTCGTGATGCTGCCGCAGGGCGACTTCGCGGCCTTCCTGCGGGCGACGCCCGAGGACCGTCGCGAGATCCTCGAGCGGCTCTTCGACATCGGGGTCTACTCCGACGTCGAGCAGTGGCTCGCGGACGCCCGGCGCGACGGTGCCGCCGCCCTCGACGGCGCACGGCTGGGCCTCCAGGGCGAGCTCGCCCGCCTCGACGACGTCCTCGGGGCCGTGGCCCCGCCGTCCGGCGGCCCGGCCCTCGAGCCGGAGTCCACCCTGGCCGAGACGCCGGTCGAGCGGCTGCCCGAGCGGCTGGCCGAGGTGGCCGCGTCCCTGACCGAGCGCCTCACCGTCTCGATGACCGCCCTGGACGCCGCCGAGACCGCCGAGGCCGCCGCCGCCCGCACCCTGGCCGAGGCCCGGGCCACCGCCGACCACCGCCGCCGGGGCGAGCAGGCCCGCGCCCGGCTCGCCGAGCTCGACCGCACCGGCGAGCAGCACCGCGACCGGGCCGCCGCCCTGGCCGCGGCCGACCGCGCCGCCGGGGTGCGGGGTCATCTCGCCGCCGCCGCTCGAGCCCGGGCCGAGCTGCAGGCCGCCGCCCACGAGGTCGGCACCCTGGAGCAGGTCGTGCACGCCCTCGGCGCCGACCCCGGCACCGCGCCCGTGGCCGAGCTCGCCCGACAGGCGCAGGCGCTCGACGACGTCTCGGCAGCGCTGCAGCGCGACACCGTGACCGCGCGCGAGCTGCGGGCCGGGCTCGAGCGGGGCGAGGACCACCGGGCCGGCCTCGAGGCGCGCCGCGTCGAGGCCGACGCCGCCCTGCCGGCCGCGCGGGAGGCGGTCGAGGTGGCCGCCACCGAGGTCGACCGACTGTCGGCGGACGGCGCGCGCGCCGTCGACCTCGCCGCCGCGGTGCGCGAGCACGAGCGCCGGCTGGCCCTGTGCGAGCGGGTCGAGGCCGACCGGGCCCGGCTGGCCGCTCTCGAGCCGCGTCTCCTGGCGGCGCGCGACGACCTGTCGGGCCGGCTCGCCGCGCTCATCGACCTGCAGCAGCGGCGCCTCGACGGGATGGCCGCCGAGCTCGCCGCCGCCCTCTCGGACGGTGACCCGTGCCCCGTGTGCGGCGCCCTCGAGCACCCGGCGGCCGCCGTGGCCGCCGACCCCGTCACCACCGAGCACCTGGCCGAGGCCGAGCAGGTCGTGGCCGCGGCCCGCAGCGCCCTGTCGGTCGTCGAGGTCGAGGTCGGCGAGCTCGGCGCGGCGGTCCGCACCCGCGAGAGCGTGCTCGACGGCGCCGGCCGCGACGACGTCGAGGCCGCGCTGGTCGCGGCGCGCACGGCGCACACCGAGGCGGTCGCCGCGGGCCACGCGCTGGCCGCGGCCACCACTGCCCTGCAGCGACGGCGGACCGAGGCCGAGCGCCTGGCCGGGGAGTACGAGTCGCTCACCGGCACCCTCTCCGCCCTCGACGAGCGGCTGGTCGAGGTGGCGGCCGAGGTCGAGGCCACGGCCGCCCGCCTCTCCGCCGGGCTCGGCGCCCACGCCGGCTGCCCCTGCGGCGGGGGCCCCGACGCGCAGCGCCACACCCGGGTCCGCCAGGCCCTCCTGGACCTGGCGGCCGCGCACGACGCCGCCGACGCGGCGCAGTCCCGGCTCACCGCGACCCTCGACGACCTCGGCTCGGCCCTGGCCGAGGCGGGTTTCGACACCGAGGCGGGGGCCGAGGCCGCTCTGCTACCGGTGGCCGAGGCCGACCGGCTTCGCGATGCCGTGCTGGCCCACGAGCGCGACCGCACCACCGCATCGGCGGCCCTGGCCGAGGCCGAGGTCACCGCCGCCCTGGCCGCCGAGCCGCCCGCGATCGGCGACCTCGAGGCCGCGGTCGCCGTCGCCCGTCGCACGGTGCTCGCCGCGGGCTCCGAGCACGACGCGCTCCGCCGGGCCGCCCGCACCCTCGAGCGCCTCCGCCCGGTCCTCGAGGAGGCCTGCGCGGCCGTCGGCGAGCAGGCCGGGCGGCAGGCACGCATCCGCGAGCTGGCCGACACCGCCGGCGGCATCGGCCCCGACAACACGCTGCGGATGCGGCTCAGCTCGTTCGTGCTCGCCGCGCGCCTCGAGAAGGTCGCCATCCTGGCCAACGAGCGGCTCGCCGTCATGGGCGCCGGCCGCTACCTGCTCGAGCACACCGACGACCGCGCGGCCCGCGGGGCGCGCTCGGGGCTGGGCCTGCGCGTCCTCGACCAGTGGACCGGGCGCGCCCGCGACACCGCGTCCCTCTCGGGGGGTGAGTCGTTCATGGCTTCCCTGGCCCTGGCCCTGGGCCTGGCCGACGCCGTCCGCGAGGAGGCCGGCGGTCTCGACCTCGGGACGCTCTTCATCGACGAAGGCTTCGGCAGCCTCGACGACGACAGCCTCGAGCAGGTCCTCACCGTGCTCGACGGGCTGCGCGAGGGCGGCCGGGCCGTCGGTGTCGTCAGCCACGTCGCCGACCTGCGGGCCCGCATCCCGCACCAGGTCGTCGTCACCAAGGGCCCGTCCGGCAGCGGTGTCAGCGTGCGGGCCGGGGCGACGGCGCCCGCCGCCTGAGCAGGCGACGGGCACCGGCAGAGCCGTCCGGCGCGGGGGCCGCTCAGTCCTCGAACGCCTCCGGCGGCGGGCACGAGCACACGAGGTGCCGGTCGCCGTAGGCCCCGTCGATGCGCCGCACCGGCGGCCAGTACTTCGCCGTGGCGTCGACGCCGACGGGGTAGGCCGCGCGCGACCGGTCGTACGGGTGGTCCCACTCGGTCGTCAGCGACCGCGCGGTGTGCGGCGCGTGCCGCAGCACACTGTCGGCCACGGCCACCGTGCCGGCGCCGACCTCGTCGATCTCGGCCTTGATCGCGATCATCGCGTCACAGAAGCGGTCGATCTCGCCGAGGTCCTCGCTCTCGGTGGGTTCGACCATGAGGGTCCCGGCCACCGGGAAGGACATCGTCGGGGCGTGGAAGCCGTAGTCGACCAGCCGCTTGGCGACGTCGTCGACGGTCACGCCCGTCTCCTTGGTGATGCCCCGCACGTCGAGGATGCACTCGTGCGCCACCAGCCCGTCGGTGCCCGAGTACAGCACCGGGTAGTGCTCCCGCAGCCGCGCCGCGACGTAGTTGGCGTTGAGCACGGCCACCTCCGTGGCGCGCCGCAGGCCGGCCCCACCCATGAGGCGCACGTACGCCCAGGAGATCGGCAGGATGCCGGCCGACCCGTAGGGTGCGGCCGAGACCGGACCCACCCCGGTCTCGGGGCCGGCGGCCGGGTCGAGCGGGTGGTTGGGCAGGAACGGCGCCAGGTGCTCGCGGCACGCGACCGGACCCACCCCGGGGCCGCCGCCGCCGTGCGGGATGCAGAAGGTCTTGTGCAGGTTCAGGTGCGAGACGTCGGCACCGAAGTGGCCGGGCCGCGCCACGCCGACGAGGGCGTTGAGGTTCGCCCCGTCGACGTACACCTGGCCGCCCGCGTCGTGCACCATCGCGCACAGGTCGGTGATGGTGTCCTCGAACACCCCGTGCGTGGAGGGGTAGGTGACCATGATCGCCGCGAGCTGCTCTCGGTGCTCCTCGACCTTGGCCTTGAGGTCGTCCAGGTCGACGTTGCCGCTGATCGGGTCGGTCCTGACCACGACCACCCGCATCCCGGCCATGACGGCGCTGGCGGCGTTGGTGCCGTGCGCGCTGGCCGGGATGAGGCACACCCGGCGCTCGTCGTCTCCGTTGGCCCGGTGGTAGGCGGCGATCGCCAGCAGCCCGGCGAGCTCACCCTGGGAGCCGGCGTTGGGCTGCAGCGAGACCGCGTCGTAGCCGGTGATCTCGCACAGCCAGGCCGACAGCTCGTCGACGAGGCCGCGGATGCCGCGGGTCTGCTCGTGGGGGGCGAACGGGTGCAGGTGGGCGAACTCGGGCCAGGTGACCGCGGCCATCTCGGTCGTCGCGTTGAGCTTCATGGTGCAGGAGCCGAGCGGGATCATCCCGCGGTCGAGGGCGAAGTCGCGGTCGGCGAGCCGGCGCAGGTAGCGCAGCATCGCGGTCTCGGAGCGGTGCGCCGAGAACACCGGGTGGGTCAGGTACTCGCTGCCGCGCACCAGCGCCTCGGGCCACGCCGGCGCGGCGAGCTCGACGGCGTCGGGCGCCGGGACGCCCAGCCCCCGGCAGACCTTGCCCAGGACCATCAGGTCGGTGGTCTCGTCCAGGCTCACCAGCACCGTGTCGTCGTCGTGCTGCCACAGGTTCACGCCCTGGGCCAGGGCCCCGGCGACCAGGTCGCCGGCGCGGCCCGGTGCGCGCACGGCGACGGTGTCGAACACCGGCCCGTCGAGCACCTCGAGGCCGCCGGCGCGCAGCGCCTCGGCCAGGGTCCGGGCGTGGGCGTGCACCCGGAGCGCGATCGCCCGGAGACCGTCGGCGCCGTGGTAGACGGCGTACATGCTGGCCATGACGGCCAGGAGCACCTGCGCGGTGCAGATGTTGGAGGTCGCCTTCTCACGGCGGATGTGCTGCTCACGGGTCTGCAGGGCGAGCCGGTAGGCCGGCGCACCGTCGGCGTCGACCGACACCCCGACCAGGCGGCCGGGCAGGGTCCGCTCGAGCCCGGGGCGCACGCTCATGTAACCGGCGTGCGGGCCGCCGAAGCCCATCGGCACCCCGAACCGCTGCGTCGTGCCCACCGCGATGTCGGCGCCCCACTCCCCCGGCGGCGTGGCGAGGGTCAGCGCGAGCAGGTCGGCCGCAGCGGTGACCAGGGCGCCGACCTCGTGGGCGGCCTCGGCCAGCGCGCGGTGGTCGTTCAGGCGCCCGTCGAGCGCGGGGTACTGCACCAGCACCCCGAACACCTCGCGGCCGCCGGCGGCGGCTCGCAGCGCGTCCGCGGTGGTCACCTCGCGCAGGTCGGCCACCACCAGGGGGAGGTCGAGCGGCACGGCGCGCGTGCGCACGACGGCCAGGGTCTGCGGGAAGACGGCCTCGTCGACCAGCAGCACCGCGTCGGCCGGGGCCTTGGAGCCTCGGCGCATCAGCGTCATCGCCTCGGCGGCGGCGGTCGCCTCGTCGAGCAGCGAGGCACCCGCGATGGGCAGGCCCGTGAGGTCCGAGACCATGGTCTGGAAGTTGAGCAGTGCCTCGAGGCGGCCCTGGGAGATCTCGGGCTGGTAGGGCGTGTAGGCGGTGTACCAGGCAGGGTTCTCGAGGACGCCCCGCTGGATGACGGCCGGTGTGAGCGTGCCGTAGTAGCCGAGGCCGATCAGCGAGGTGAGCACCCGGTTGCGGGCGGCGACCCCGCGCAGCTCGGCCAGGACCGCGGCCTCGGACGCGGCCGGCTCGATGTCGAGCTCGGTGACGGCGCGGATGCCGCCGGGCACCGCCGTCTCGACCAGATGCTCGAGGGAGTCGACACCGACCACCTTGAGCATGCCGGCGAGGTCGGACTCGCGCGGGCCGATGTGGCGACCGGCGAAGTCGGGAAGGATGGGCGTGCTCACGGGGACCTCCGGGCGGGGGCAGACGACGTCGACGTCCTCCCCCTCTGTCGAGCCGTACGGCCTCCAGAGGTGCCTGTCCCGAGCGGTCCCTTGCGCCTGAGAGGTTCTGGGGAGTGTTGCCCCTTCGGCGCCCCGGCCTGGCCGAGGACTCTCCCGCACGGTGTGAGCGGCGAGAGCCAATCTACACCGAGGGCCGTCCGCCGGCCGCGCTGCGAGGAGCGGCGCTCAGGCGAGGCGGGCGGTGCGACGGGCGCGCAGCTCGTCGCCGGGGTGCGCGGCGGGCTCGTCGTGCTCGGCGCGCTCGCTGGGCAGGGCCGAGAGCTCGCCCTCGACCTCGCGCCAGACCCGGCCGACGGCGATGCCGAACACGCCCTGGCCGCCCTGGAGCAGGTCGATGACCTCGTCGCTCGAGGTGCACTCGTAGACCGAGGCGCCGTCGCTCATCAGGGTGATGCCCGCGAGGTCCTCGACGCCACGCAGGCGCAGGACCTCGATGGCCCCGCGGATCTGCTGGAGCGAGACACCGGTGTCGAGGAGGCGCTTGACCACCTTGAGCACGAGGATGTCGCGGAAGCCGTAGAGGCGCTGGGTGCCGGAGCCCCCGGCCGGACGCACCGAGGGGACCACGAGACCGGTGCGGGCCCAGTAGTCGAGCTGGCGGTAGGTGATGCCGGCCGCCTTGCAGGCCGTGGGGCCGCGGTAGCCGACCTCCTCGTCGAGCTCGGGCAGGTCGTCGGA
Proteins encoded in this window:
- a CDS encoding glutamate-cysteine ligase family protein, with amino-acid sequence MGAEVSAQSYTREQRQRYREKVRQNLDVFERMLTQSSFEFDRPMTGLEIELNLVDADHQPHFHNAEVLEAIADPGYQTELARYNIELNVPPRPLPGDAAIELENDLRASLNAADAAAARVGSKILAIGILPTIMPEHYEGDWISRNNRYTALNDSIFLARGEDVYLDIEGPTGERVATFCDSIAPESACTSVQLHLQVAPHEFANHWNAAQAISAVQLALAANSPYFFGKRLHAETRIELFTQATDTRPVELKNQGVRPRVFFGERWITSIFDLFEENVRYFPTLLAEVTDEDPMAKLEAGVAPDLAELRLHNGTVYRWNRPIYDIVDGTPHLRVENRVLPAGPTIADVLANAAFYYGAIRVLASADRPVWTKMSFAACEENFRRAARDGIEARLYWPGFGEVSADELVLRHLLPLAHEGLKAWGVSDAVRDRFLGIMEGRATTGLNGAEWQTRCVTHFEGEGHERREALRLMVERYAGHMAGNEPVHTWPVP
- a CDS encoding AAA family ATPase, yielding MRIHRLEVQAFGPFAERVVVDVDEVSAGGLFLVHGPTGSGKTSLLDAVCFALYADVPGARRKQALRSDHAAPETVPQVVLEATVGGRRLRITRSPEWYRPKKRGGGTTRVQPSVVLEERGAAGWAAVSTRHDEVADVVLDVLGMGLRQFSSVVMLPQGDFAAFLRATPEDRREILERLFDIGVYSDVEQWLADARRDGAAALDGARLGLQGELARLDDVLGAVAPPSGGPALEPESTLAETPVERLPERLAEVAASLTERLTVSMTALDAAETAEAAAARTLAEARATADHRRRGEQARARLAELDRTGEQHRDRAAALAAADRAAGVRGHLAAAARARAELQAAAHEVGTLEQVVHALGADPGTAPVAELARQAQALDDVSAALQRDTVTARELRAGLERGEDHRAGLEARRVEADAALPAAREAVEVAATEVDRLSADGARAVDLAAAVREHERRLALCERVEADRARLAALEPRLLAARDDLSGRLAALIDLQQRRLDGMAAELAAALSDGDPCPVCGALEHPAAAVAADPVTTEHLAEAEQVVAAARSALSVVEVEVGELGAAVRTRESVLDGAGRDDVEAALVAARTAHTEAVAAGHALAAATTALQRRRTEAERLAGEYESLTGTLSALDERLVEVAAEVEATAARLSAGLGAHAGCPCGGGPDAQRHTRVRQALLDLAAAHDAADAAQSRLTATLDDLGSALAEAGFDTEAGAEAALLPVAEADRLRDAVLAHERDRTTASAALAEAEVTAALAAEPPAIGDLEAAVAVARRTVLAAGSEHDALRRAARTLERLRPVLEEACAAVGEQAGRQARIRELADTAGGIGPDNTLRMRLSSFVLAARLEKVAILANERLAVMGAGRYLLEHTDDRAARGARSGLGLRVLDQWTGRARDTASLSGGESFMASLALALGLADAVREEAGGLDLGTLFIDEGFGSLDDDSLEQVLTVLDGLREGGRAVGVVSHVADLRARIPHQVVVTKGPSGSGVSVRAGATAPAA
- a CDS encoding exonuclease SbcCD subunit D; translated protein: MRLLHTSDWHLGRSFHGVGLLGAQAAHLDHLVEVVRTEAVDAVLVSGDVYDRALPSPDTVQLLSETLERLVDAGARVVVSSGNHDSATRLGFASGLLERAGVHLRTTVADIGRPVMVGDVAVHPLPYLEPALVADDLGATERTHAGVLRAAMARVRADAATRGGRTVVMAHAFVSGGVASDSERDISVGGVSAVPVEVFDGVDYTALGHLHGRQRVSEAVRYSGSPVAMSFSEWRHRKGGLLVDLGGAGAVVDEVDAPVGRRLAVLRGTLDDLLADPRHAAAEGAWCQVTLTDASRPLGAMERLRRRFPHTLELRFEPEGAVRPLRPYAQRVRAESPVDVCCDFLDHVRAGQGADADERALLAEAVEASRVARGLTDDEGVARPGRAAGAA
- the gcvP gene encoding aminomethyl-transferring glycine dehydrogenase encodes the protein MSTPILPDFAGRHIGPRESDLAGMLKVVGVDSLEHLVETAVPGGIRAVTELDIEPAASEAAVLAELRGVAARNRVLTSLIGLGYYGTLTPAVIQRGVLENPAWYTAYTPYQPEISQGRLEALLNFQTMVSDLTGLPIAGASLLDEATAAAEAMTLMRRGSKAPADAVLLVDEAVFPQTLAVVRTRAVPLDLPLVVADLREVTTADALRAAAGGREVFGVLVQYPALDGRLNDHRALAEAAHEVGALVTAAADLLALTLATPPGEWGADIAVGTTQRFGVPMGFGGPHAGYMSVRPGLERTLPGRLVGVSVDADGAPAYRLALQTREQHIRREKATSNICTAQVLLAVMASMYAVYHGADGLRAIALRVHAHARTLAEALRAGGLEVLDGPVFDTVAVRAPGRAGDLVAGALAQGVNLWQHDDDTVLVSLDETTDLMVLGKVCRGLGVPAPDAVELAAPAWPEALVRGSEYLTHPVFSAHRSETAMLRYLRRLADRDFALDRGMIPLGSCTMKLNATTEMAAVTWPEFAHLHPFAPHEQTRGIRGLVDELSAWLCEITGYDAVSLQPNAGSQGELAGLLAIAAYHRANGDDERRVCLIPASAHGTNAASAVMAGMRVVVVRTDPISGNVDLDDLKAKVEEHREQLAAIMVTYPSTHGVFEDTITDLCAMVHDAGGQVYVDGANLNALVGVARPGHFGADVSHLNLHKTFCIPHGGGGPGVGPVACREHLAPFLPNHPLDPAAGPETGVGPVSAAPYGSAGILPISWAYVRLMGGAGLRRATEVAVLNANYVAARLREHYPVLYSGTDGLVAHECILDVRGITKETGVTVDDVAKRLVDYGFHAPTMSFPVAGTLMVEPTESEDLGEIDRFCDAMIAIKAEIDEVGAGTVAVADSVLRHAPHTARSLTTEWDHPYDRSRAAYPVGVDATAKYWPPVRRIDGAYGDRHLVCSCPPPEAFED
- a CDS encoding MerR family transcriptional regulator produces the protein MSFPGVQSSSQAAHHLEVGVGSTGEARHTGTVPVVAQGMLFSDDLPELDEEVGYRGPTACKAAGITYRQLDYWARTGLVVPSVRPAGGSGTQRLYGFRDILVLKVVKRLLDTGVSLQQIRGAIEVLRLRGVEDLAGITLMSDGASVYECTSSDEVIDLLQGGQGVFGIAVGRVWREVEGELSALPSERAEHDEPAAHPGDELRARRTARLA